The sequence CCTCACCCCGGTTCACGATGGCGACACGACTGAACACCCGACCGAGCCCTCCTGTAGACGATGTGCGCCGTTGGACGACGTGAGCTGCCAGACGATGTGCGGCTCCCGGGGCACGGCGCACCCGGACACATTCACCTTTCCGCCCAGAGGGCGGCGGCGCCATGCCGCCGACAACGCACGCTGCGCCGCTGTAGTTGTAGGAAACCTGCAAAACCCGTCCCCCGCCTTGTGCGGGGAGCGGGCGGCGCGCGGACGTCGCCCTTCCAGGCGAAGGGATCAGGATACGGAAACCGGCTCCGGCTCCCGGCCGGGTTCGGAACCGGCCGGACGGCTGCCGAAGCCGGACAGGACCGATTCCAGCAGCGGCAGCGCGCGGCCCGCCCGCTTCGCGCGGATGACCAGGTCCCAGGCGGGCTCGAACTTCTTCCAGCCGCCGGCGTAGGCGACGTGCCGGGCCTTGCCGCGCAGCGTCGGCTTGGTCGCGGCGCCGCGCAGGATCGAACCCCAGCGGTAGAAGTCGCGGTAGGCGCGCCAGTAGCCGTCCTCAAGCTGCCGGGCGGTCATCTTGGCGGGCTTGAAGACGACCGTGCGGGTGTCGTACCGGTCCCAGTCCGAGTGCAGGAGGCGGTCGGCCTTGGCCATGCGGCCGTAGAGGCGCGTGCCGGGATAGGGGGTCAGGATGTGGAAGGTGGCCGTCTCGATCCCCTGGCCGACGGCCCACTCGACGGTGCGGTCGAACACCGACGGGTCGTCCTCGTCCATCCCGAACACGAAGCTGCCGTTGACCATCACGCCGTTGTCGCGCAGCCGGCGGACCACCGCGCCGTAGTCGCGGTCGATGTTCTGCCATTTGCGCTGCTCGGTGAGGTTCCCGGCGTTGACGGTCTCGAAGCCGACGAACAGGCTCCGCAGCCCGGACTCGACGGCCTTCTCCAGGAGCCCGGGGTTCAGCACCGCCTTCACCGTCCCGGCCGCCTGCCAGAGCCGTCCCATCCCGCGCATCCCGTCGAACAGCGCGGACGCGAACCGGGCGTTGCCGAACAGGTGGTCGTCCAGGAAGTACAGGTGCCGCCCCGGCAGCCGGTCGATCTCGGCGAGCGCCGCGTCGACGGTCTGGGTGTAGAACGACTTGCCGCCCTCGAAGAACGCCTCCTTGTAGCAGAAGTCGCACACGTGCGGGCAGCCGCGCGAGACCACGATCGAGTTCGGGACGAGGTAGCGCTCGCGGGCGATGAGGTCGCGGCGGATCGGCGGCAGCGCGGCGAGCGTCCGCTCGGACGAGTCGTAGCGGGCCGCCGGGCGCCCGGCGCGCAGGTCGGCGAGGAAGCGGGGCCAGGTGTCCTCGCCGGGCCCGCAGAAGATCGTGTCGGCGTGCCGGGCCGCCTCGTCCGGGAGCGAGGTGACGTGCAGACCGCCCAGGCAGACGTGGACGCCCCGGGCGCGGTACAGGTCGGCCAGCTCGTAGGCCCGCCGCGCGGAGGTGATGTAGACCTGGATCACCACGAGGTCGGGCTCGTCGGAGGTGTCGACCTTCTGCACGTGCTCGTCGGTCACCGTCACCTCGTCGTCCGGGTCGAGGTACCCGGCGAGCGTGGCCAGCCCGAGCGGCGGGAACAGCGAGTACTTGATCGGACGGAAGAACGGCGAGGTCGCCTCGGTCAGGGCCGGGAGGATCATCTTCACGCGCATGTCTCATTGGACGCCGCGCCGCCGCGCCGGTGGCGTCCGTCGTGTGCGGATCGTGTGGAGATCCCGTGCCGTCCGGGCGCGTCGGCTCTCGTTCGCGGGCCGGAGCGCGGGAAGGGGACGGAGCCCCGGGGCCAGGGCGAGGGTGACGGCCACCGAGGCGGCGGCCATGATCGCCATGGCGGCGGTGGGCGACGTCGCCTGGGCCACCCCGCCCGCCAGCGCCGCGCCGACGCCCTGCATCGTGAGCATCCCGGACGCGTGCAGACCCAGCGCGTGCCCGTGCAGGGAGACCGGGGTCAGCGCCATGAGGCGCTCCTGCAACAGCAGCGTCGCCGCATAGCCCACGGAGGCCAGGAGGACGGCGGCCGCGCCGAGGGGGAGCGGCGGGTCCACGGCGAACAGCAGGTAGGGGGCCGCCAGCAGGAGCCGCAGGGGCGGGCCGAGGCGCTCGCGCAGGCGCGGCGGGACGAACCGGCCCGTCACGGTGTCGCCGACCAGCATGCCGACGGCCCCCACGGCGAGCAGCAGCCCCGCGTGATGCGGGGAATAGGCGACGAAGAGGGCCTCGCAGCCGACGATCAGGCCGTTCGGCACCCACATCGCCAGGTAGACGCAACGGCGCGGGGCCGAGGAGAGCAGCCGCACGTTGGTGCGCCAGGTCTCCGCCGGGCTCGGGCGCCCGGCGGCCCGGGGCGGGCGGCGGCTCAGGCCGGTGACCGCCACCACCGCGGTGAGCAGGTAGAGCGCGGCGCCGGCGAGCAGGGTGCCCCGCGGCGAGAGCGCGACGACGAGGACGCCGCCGACGGCGAAGCCGCAGATCTGCGTCGTCCCCACCGCCATGTTCAGGACGGAGCGCCCGAGGAGGTAGCCCTCCTCGGGCAGGATCTCGCTCAGCAGGCCGTAGCGGACGCCGCTACCGAGCGAGGCGACCAGGCCGAGGCCCAGCACGATGGCGAACAGCGCCGCCAGCGGAAGGCCGGGAACCGCCAGGACGGCCGTCCCAGCGCCGAAGAGCAGCGCCATGCAGGCGAGCGCGGTCCTCGGCGGCAGGCGGTCGGCGGCCGACAGCAGCGTCAGCGCGCCGGCCATCTGGGCGAACGAGCCGCCGAACATGCTCAGCGCCGACAGCAGCGGCGAGCGGGTCGCGTCGTACACCAGCGTGCCGAGCGCCAGGCCGCTGACCGTCTGGGCGGACCCCTGGACCGTGAACGACGCGAAGAGCGGCGTGTACTCCGGGGCGCGGAAGAGATCCCGATAGG is a genomic window of Actinomadura citrea containing:
- a CDS encoding B12-binding domain-containing radical SAM protein, which codes for MRVKMILPALTEATSPFFRPIKYSLFPPLGLATLAGYLDPDDEVTVTDEHVQKVDTSDEPDLVVIQVYITSARRAYELADLYRARGVHVCLGGLHVTSLPDEAARHADTIFCGPGEDTWPRFLADLRAGRPAARYDSSERTLAALPPIRRDLIARERYLVPNSIVVSRGCPHVCDFCYKEAFFEGGKSFYTQTVDAALAEIDRLPGRHLYFLDDHLFGNARFASALFDGMRGMGRLWQAAGTVKAVLNPGLLEKAVESGLRSLFVGFETVNAGNLTEQRKWQNIDRDYGAVVRRLRDNGVMVNGSFVFGMDEDDPSVFDRTVEWAVGQGIETATFHILTPYPGTRLYGRMAKADRLLHSDWDRYDTRTVVFKPAKMTARQLEDGYWRAYRDFYRWGSILRGAATKPTLRGKARHVAYAGGWKKFEPAWDLVIRAKRAGRALPLLESVLSGFGSRPAGSEPGREPEPVSVS
- a CDS encoding MFS transporter, with product MRTYRDLFRAPEYTPLFASFTVQGSAQTVSGLALGTLVYDATRSPLLSALSMFGGSFAQMAGALTLLSAADRLPPRTALACMALLFGAGTAVLAVPGLPLAALFAIVLGLGLVASLGSGVRYGLLSEILPEEGYLLGRSVLNMAVGTTQICGFAVGGVLVVALSPRGTLLAGAALYLLTAVVAVTGLSRRPPRAAGRPSPAETWRTNVRLLSSAPRRCVYLAMWVPNGLIVGCEALFVAYSPHHAGLLLAVGAVGMLVGDTVTGRFVPPRLRERLGPPLRLLLAAPYLLFAVDPPLPLGAAAVLLASVGYAATLLLQERLMALTPVSLHGHALGLHASGMLTMQGVGAALAGGVAQATSPTAAMAIMAAASVAVTLALAPGLRPLPALRPANESRRARTARDLHTIRTRRTPPARRRGVQ